In a genomic window of Roseiflexus castenholzii DSM 13941:
- a CDS encoding prohibitin family protein produces the protein MSQGQEGRAFQNPDARGRSVSALVALSLIAVVAIFLVSNAVTTIEAGTRGVLKTFGEITGVLEEGLHFRMPFITSVTVVEVRTQRYESNSSAASRDLQTVTTQVVINYRPDSGQVDRLVREIGVDYERRVVDPAIQEAIKAATARFTAEELITRRPEVSDLIQRGLSERLTPRGVIVESVSITDFNFSPEFARAIEAKQVAEQDALRAARELERARIEAQQQVARAEAEARARLEIARAEAEALRLQREVISAELLQLRFIERWDGVMPRFVGGENSLLPMLNIPSSEVLGDRAPAPQRAPAEEPAPAAEPTASP, from the coding sequence ATGAGTCAGGGACAGGAAGGAAGAGCATTTCAGAATCCCGATGCGCGAGGACGGTCGGTATCGGCGCTGGTTGCGCTGAGTCTGATTGCGGTTGTCGCCATTTTTCTCGTCAGCAATGCCGTCACAACGATTGAAGCCGGAACGCGCGGTGTGTTGAAGACGTTTGGTGAGATTACCGGGGTGCTTGAAGAGGGGCTGCATTTCCGTATGCCGTTCATCACGTCGGTGACGGTAGTTGAGGTGCGCACGCAGCGGTATGAGTCGAATTCGAGCGCGGCGTCGCGCGATTTGCAAACAGTGACGACCCAGGTAGTCATCAACTATCGCCCTGACTCCGGCCAGGTTGATCGCCTGGTGCGCGAGATCGGCGTCGATTATGAGCGGCGCGTGGTCGATCCGGCGATCCAGGAGGCGATCAAGGCGGCGACGGCGCGCTTCACTGCGGAGGAGTTAATCACCCGCCGTCCAGAGGTATCGGATCTGATCCAGCGTGGGTTGAGCGAACGGTTGACGCCGCGCGGTGTGATTGTCGAGAGCGTGTCGATCACCGATTTCAACTTCAGCCCGGAGTTTGCGCGCGCTATCGAGGCGAAGCAGGTTGCCGAGCAGGATGCGCTGCGCGCTGCGCGTGAACTGGAGCGGGCGCGCATCGAAGCGCAGCAGCAGGTGGCGCGGGCGGAAGCCGAAGCGCGGGCGCGTTTGGAAATCGCGCGCGCTGAGGCGGAGGCGTTACGCTTGCAGCGCGAGGTCATTTCGGCGGAACTGCTGCAACTGCGCTTCATCGAGCGCTGGGACGGCGTGATGCCGCGCTTCGTCGGTGGCGAGAATAGCCTTCTACCAATGTTGAACATTCCGTCGAGCGAAGTGCTTGGCGATCGGGCGCCGGCGCCGCAACGCGCGCCAGCCGAAGAACCGGCGCCGGCAGCCG
- a CDS encoding right-handed parallel beta-helix repeat-containing protein: MRILLIVFLVIVPLLLPATPARAVGVVGDGTPGSCTRDALAAALASGGEIRFNCGGAPVTIPVTTTLDIRTAAVIDGAGVITLDGQGTTRILYVNKLSAGTKLALHNIRLINGKSSGFEPSFGGCVYSRQSAVELNNVVFDGCRAGNGAALYVYGGMLTIDQSTFDGNQASDGGAIYALQGGRVVVRNSSFTANTATGDGGALLMDNSSLEVSNSRFEANKALGTQSQPNIGLGGAIYGNNPGAAITIVNSQFRQNYARLQGGAVFADYNATLTITNSTFTNNRSDSQGGAVGTWKTQALLSACIFTGNSSGGGGGAVLSGEATTMSVNRSVFTANIAGRDGGALYNYTGPLTINDSSFDANRAGTDGRGDTRGGAIVNYRAPMSINASTFTGNIVEGRNGFGGAIGNAGSATIINSTLYDNAAEYGGAIYGLRDTRMVNTTIVRNRGTNGANLNWEQTTTMTLKNTLIVHSGDGRSCRRAVSTDEGGNVQEGDTNCFPGQPAVSLGLDAPAMHGGPTFTIALPSGSPAIDAGRDCPPSDQRGFPRVGACDSGSFEFGSIAPNLREAAFLPFVSR; this comes from the coding sequence ATGCGCATACTGCTCATCGTGTTCCTGGTTATTGTTCCCCTCCTTCTTCCGGCAACGCCAGCGCGCGCCGTCGGCGTCGTCGGCGATGGAACGCCGGGGAGTTGCACGCGCGATGCACTGGCGGCAGCGCTCGCCAGCGGCGGTGAGATTCGCTTCAACTGTGGCGGCGCGCCGGTGACGATTCCTGTCACCACAACGCTCGACATCCGCACAGCAGCAGTCATCGATGGCGCAGGGGTGATCACCCTCGACGGGCAGGGAACGACTCGCATTCTGTATGTCAACAAACTCAGCGCCGGAACGAAACTGGCGCTCCACAACATCAGGCTGATCAACGGAAAATCGAGCGGTTTCGAGCCATCGTTCGGCGGCTGTGTCTATTCCCGTCAGAGCGCCGTCGAACTCAACAATGTCGTCTTTGACGGATGCCGCGCAGGGAACGGCGCCGCGCTCTATGTGTACGGCGGTATGCTGACGATTGACCAGAGCACCTTCGACGGTAATCAGGCAAGTGATGGCGGCGCGATCTATGCACTTCAGGGCGGGCGTGTTGTCGTGCGCAACTCATCGTTTACCGCCAATACCGCCACCGGCGACGGCGGCGCGCTGTTGATGGACAATTCGTCGCTCGAGGTTTCCAACTCGCGTTTCGAGGCGAATAAGGCGCTGGGAACGCAATCTCAGCCGAATATTGGCTTAGGCGGCGCAATCTACGGGAACAATCCCGGCGCTGCTATCACGATTGTAAACAGCCAGTTTCGCCAAAACTATGCGCGATTGCAGGGTGGCGCCGTGTTTGCCGATTATAACGCGACCCTCACGATCACCAACAGCACGTTTACCAACAACCGATCAGACTCGCAAGGCGGAGCAGTAGGAACCTGGAAGACGCAGGCGTTGCTTTCCGCCTGTATCTTTACCGGCAATTCCTCCGGAGGCGGTGGCGGCGCGGTATTGAGCGGCGAAGCCACGACCATGTCCGTCAACCGGAGCGTTTTCACTGCAAACATTGCCGGGCGTGACGGCGGCGCACTCTACAACTACACCGGACCGCTCACCATCAACGACTCCTCCTTTGACGCCAACCGCGCCGGAACCGATGGCAGAGGCGACACCCGCGGCGGCGCCATCGTCAATTATCGCGCGCCAATGAGCATCAATGCCAGCACATTCACCGGCAATATCGTCGAGGGGAGGAACGGATTCGGCGGCGCGATCGGCAATGCGGGCAGTGCGACCATCATCAATAGCACGTTGTACGACAATGCCGCAGAGTATGGCGGGGCAATCTACGGACTCCGTGACACACGCATGGTCAATACGACCATCGTGCGCAATCGGGGGACGAATGGCGCCAATCTGAACTGGGAACAAACCACCACGATGACTCTCAAGAATACGCTGATTGTTCACAGCGGCGACGGGCGTAGCTGCCGTCGCGCCGTATCAACCGATGAAGGCGGCAATGTGCAGGAAGGCGACACCAACTGCTTCCCCGGTCAACCGGCGGTATCGCTGGGGCTGGACGCCCCTGCAATGCACGGCGGACCCACGTTCACGATCGCGCTGCCGTCTGGCAGCCCGGCGATAGACGCCGGACGCGACTGCCCACCCTCTGATCAGCGTGGGTTTCCGCGCGTCGGCGCCTGCGACAGCGGGTCCTTCGAGTTCGGCAGCATCGCACCCAACCTGCGCGAAGCAGCGTTTCTGCCCTTTGTCTCACGCTGA
- a CDS encoding DUF3592 domain-containing protein: MSGEVLFVLLFCALPLVIGGLVAFGFIQRMYHFQEILADGVETDALVVRKYRSVASLGNRHRLVYEYRDASGKTYRKDDGVFPSEYDRLQEGDAFRVVYSAKRPHISTTKAAVDQSRATQAGEAEKQRE, from the coding sequence ATGAGTGGTGAAGTTCTGTTCGTTCTCCTGTTTTGCGCTCTTCCCCTCGTCATTGGCGGATTGGTGGCGTTTGGCTTCATCCAGCGCATGTATCACTTTCAGGAAATCCTGGCGGATGGCGTGGAGACGGACGCGCTGGTTGTGCGCAAGTATCGAAGCGTAGCCAGCCTGGGCAATCGGCATCGGCTGGTCTATGAGTATCGTGATGCTTCGGGAAAGACCTATCGGAAAGATGATGGGGTCTTTCCCTCGGAGTACGATCGGTTGCAGGAAGGAGACGCCTTCCGGGTGGTGTATTCGGCAAAACGTCCCCATATCAGCACAACAAAGGCTGCCGTCGATCAGTCGCGTGCGACGCAGGCGGGCGAAGCGGAGAAGCAGCGCGAGTGA
- a CDS encoding thioredoxin domain-containing protein, which yields MPNAEPTRRPNRLINETSPYLLQHAYNPVDWYPWGEEAFARAQAEDKPILLSVGYAACHWCHVMEHESFEDEETAALMNRYFVNVKVDREERPDVDSIYMTAVQAMTGSGGWPMTVFLTPDGTPFFAGTYFPPEDRWQMPSFQRVLRSVAEAYATRRNDLLARGRELVERMREASMMQIPGSTLTPAALDSAFMGLQQAFDPEYGGFGRAPKFPQPMTLEFLLRYAARTGRGMEMLERTLRAMAEGGMYDQIGGGFHRYSVDAQWLVPHFEKMLYDNALLARVYLETFQATGNAFYRRIAEETLTYMLREMQHPDGGFFSTQDADSLPTADATHKHEGAFFVWTPAEIREALGADATVFSALYGVTDRGNFEGKNILHVQRSPAEVARVMGMSVERVESIAERGRRVLFAVRQHRPKPELDDKVLTAWNGMALRAFALGAIVLDREEYRTAAVRCAEFVLRELRRADGELLRSWRQGVANPTPAFLEDYALLADGLLALYEATFDPRWLLEARALADALLERFWDDGIGGFYDTGSHHEQLVIRPRDTGDNATPSGSSAAADVLLRLALIFDEPRYRERALTVLSAMAPLMERYPTGFGRYLAAAEFALSQPREIALIGDPEAADTRALAAIALKPFLPNRVVVLARPGEDPPRIPSPLLAGRTPIDGRAAAYVCQNYACRLPVTKPADLAAQLQP from the coding sequence ATGCCGAATGCTGAGCCAACCAGGCGCCCCAATCGCCTGATTAACGAGACAAGTCCCTATCTGTTACAACACGCTTATAATCCGGTCGACTGGTATCCGTGGGGTGAGGAAGCGTTTGCGCGCGCACAGGCGGAGGATAAGCCAATTCTGCTCAGTGTGGGATATGCAGCATGTCACTGGTGCCACGTGATGGAACACGAGTCGTTCGAGGATGAAGAGACTGCCGCGCTGATGAACCGGTATTTCGTCAATGTGAAAGTGGATCGTGAGGAACGACCGGATGTCGACTCCATTTACATGACAGCGGTTCAGGCGATGACCGGCAGCGGAGGCTGGCCGATGACGGTCTTTCTGACGCCTGATGGAACGCCATTCTTTGCAGGAACGTACTTTCCGCCCGAGGATCGCTGGCAGATGCCGTCGTTCCAGCGTGTGCTGCGCTCTGTCGCCGAGGCATATGCGACACGCCGCAATGACCTGCTGGCGCGTGGGCGCGAATTGGTGGAGCGCATGCGTGAGGCGTCCATGATGCAGATTCCCGGCAGTACGCTCACCCCTGCGGCGCTTGATTCTGCATTTATGGGTTTACAGCAGGCATTTGATCCAGAATACGGTGGTTTTGGGCGCGCGCCCAAGTTTCCACAGCCAATGACGCTGGAGTTTCTGCTGCGCTATGCCGCGCGAACCGGCAGGGGCATGGAGATGCTGGAGCGGACGCTGCGGGCAATGGCGGAAGGTGGCATGTACGACCAGATCGGCGGCGGATTCCACCGGTACAGCGTCGATGCGCAATGGCTTGTGCCACACTTCGAGAAGATGCTGTACGACAACGCGCTGCTGGCGCGGGTCTATCTGGAAACGTTCCAGGCGACCGGCAATGCGTTCTACCGCCGCATCGCTGAAGAAACGCTGACGTATATGCTGCGCGAGATGCAGCATCCAGACGGTGGATTCTTCAGCACGCAAGACGCCGACTCACTGCCGACGGCGGATGCCACGCACAAGCACGAGGGCGCGTTCTTCGTCTGGACGCCTGCCGAGATCCGCGAGGCGCTCGGTGCGGACGCAACCGTTTTTTCAGCGTTGTATGGGGTGACGGACCGCGGCAACTTCGAGGGCAAGAACATTCTCCATGTGCAACGCTCCCCTGCGGAAGTGGCGCGCGTCATGGGCATGTCGGTCGAGCGGGTGGAATCTATTGCTGAACGTGGACGGCGCGTGCTGTTCGCGGTGCGTCAGCATCGCCCAAAACCGGAACTCGACGATAAAGTGTTGACCGCCTGGAATGGCATGGCGCTGCGCGCGTTTGCGCTTGGCGCCATAGTTCTGGATCGTGAGGAGTATCGAACAGCGGCGGTACGCTGTGCAGAGTTCGTCCTGCGTGAATTGCGCCGCGCCGATGGTGAACTGCTGCGTTCCTGGCGGCAGGGCGTGGCCAACCCGACTCCCGCATTCCTGGAGGATTATGCGCTGCTCGCCGATGGATTGCTGGCGCTGTACGAGGCGACATTCGATCCACGCTGGCTGCTGGAGGCGCGCGCGCTGGCGGATGCACTGCTGGAACGGTTCTGGGATGATGGGATTGGCGGGTTCTACGATACCGGGTCGCACCATGAGCAACTCGTCATTCGCCCGCGCGACACGGGCGATAATGCGACGCCAAGCGGCAGTTCCGCCGCCGCCGATGTGCTGCTCCGGCTGGCGCTGATCTTCGATGAGCCGCGCTACCGCGAACGAGCGCTGACGGTTCTCAGTGCAATGGCTCCCTTGATGGAGCGCTACCCGACCGGTTTTGGGCGTTACCTGGCAGCCGCCGAATTTGCGCTGAGCCAGCCGCGCGAAATTGCGCTGATCGGCGATCCAGAGGCTGCTGATACACGCGCGCTGGCGGCAATCGCGCTGAAACCGTTTTTGCCGAATCGGGTGGTTGTTCTGGCGCGTCCTGGCGAGGACCCGCCGCGTATTCCCTCGCCGCTGCTCGCGGGGCGCACGCCGATCGACGGCAGAGCAGCGGCTTATGTGTGTCAGAACTATGCCTGCCGGTTGCCGGTGACCAAGCCTGCGGATCTGGCAGCGCAGTTGCAACCGTGA
- a CDS encoding proline--tRNA ligase yields MRISALFGRTLRETPADIDYPALRLMLRAGLARLSAGALAFLPIGTRVLRRLEAMAHEELTRIGAQEIHLPPVRTLSASDRVQSRLLPASSTMHGSDQSRRLLAFDPTDTTTIASLAASEIASYRQLPALLYQRHPISCNDCRSSWLREEIALTVYALGGGAHELEETGTQVYSAFERIFRRCDMHLIAAEAGYTGENDQVTRAYVAVSEHGDIDLMICESCSYTAIREAARTAFDSTLATSMMKDEPDHPEAIATPNCATIADLARFCGVPESATAKAVFFDSPEHGLIFAVIRGDRAINIKKLCLVAGVANLTPARPEQIDAIGAVAGYASPVGLPSHTSNRVLIVADPSVTTGAPLIAGANRHGYHLRNVVYGRDWRADRIADISLAHPGDPCNRCGAPLRQSSGFTIVHAIHHGAFAQDATFLDQEGVSRPIVLASFRMLLERALLTIIEQHCDQAGIVWTPETAPFDVHLIRLGKQDATRQAADALYDELIAAGIAVLYDDRNETAGVKFNDADLIGLPLRLVIGDRFLTDGLVEIKQRATGMITKMPRQEIIAEVQKA; encoded by the coding sequence ATGCGCATATCAGCACTGTTCGGTCGTACCCTGCGGGAAACACCAGCCGATATCGACTATCCGGCGCTGCGCCTGATGCTACGTGCTGGTCTGGCGCGCCTTTCCGCAGGCGCTCTTGCGTTTCTACCTATTGGCACGCGCGTTTTGCGCCGTCTCGAAGCAATGGCGCATGAGGAACTAACGCGCATTGGCGCACAGGAAATCCACCTTCCGCCGGTTCGGACGCTCTCCGCTTCGGATCGCGTACAGAGCCGTCTTTTGCCCGCATCATCAACCATGCACGGCTCTGACCAGTCCAGACGATTGCTGGCTTTTGATCCGACGGACACAACCACAATTGCCAGCCTCGCCGCAAGCGAGATCGCCTCGTATCGCCAACTACCCGCGCTGTTATATCAACGGCATCCCATCTCTTGCAACGACTGCCGCTCATCGTGGTTGAGAGAAGAAATCGCTCTTACCGTTTACGCACTCGGCGGCGGCGCGCATGAACTCGAAGAAACCGGGACGCAGGTGTACAGCGCTTTCGAGCGCATCTTTCGCCGCTGCGATATGCACCTGATCGCTGCGGAAGCGGGATACACCGGGGAAAACGACCAGGTGACCCGCGCATATGTTGCTGTCTCAGAGCATGGCGATATCGATCTGATGATCTGCGAATCGTGCAGCTACACTGCCATCAGGGAAGCGGCGCGAACCGCTTTCGATAGCACACTTGCAACCTCGATGATGAAAGATGAGCCGGATCACCCGGAAGCAATCGCTACACCAAACTGCGCCACTATTGCCGATCTGGCGCGTTTTTGCGGCGTCCCCGAGTCAGCAACCGCCAAAGCGGTTTTTTTCGATTCGCCTGAACACGGCTTGATCTTCGCCGTCATCCGCGGTGATCGCGCGATTAACATAAAGAAACTTTGTCTCGTCGCAGGTGTTGCAAACCTCACGCCGGCGCGCCCTGAACAGATTGACGCCATTGGCGCCGTTGCCGGCTACGCTTCGCCGGTCGGGTTACCGAGCCACACGTCCAACCGTGTGCTCATCGTTGCCGATCCCTCGGTTACAACCGGAGCGCCATTGATCGCCGGCGCCAACCGACACGGCTATCACCTGCGCAACGTCGTCTATGGACGCGACTGGCGCGCCGACCGTATTGCCGACATTTCTCTGGCGCATCCCGGCGATCCATGCAACAGGTGCGGCGCTCCACTCCGACAGAGCAGTGGATTTACCATTGTCCATGCCATCCATCACGGCGCCTTTGCTCAGGATGCAACGTTTCTCGATCAGGAAGGAGTTTCGCGCCCGATTGTGCTGGCATCCTTCCGCATGTTGCTCGAACGAGCGCTCCTCACAATCATCGAACAGCACTGCGATCAGGCAGGAATCGTCTGGACACCAGAAACGGCGCCGTTCGACGTCCATCTGATTCGCCTTGGCAAACAAGACGCAACTCGGCAGGCCGCCGACGCGCTCTACGATGAACTCATCGCAGCAGGGATTGCCGTTCTGTACGATGACCGCAATGAAACTGCCGGCGTCAAATTCAACGACGCCGATCTCATCGGCTTGCCGCTCCGCTTGGTCATCGGCGATCGTTTTCTCACCGACGGTCTGGTAGAGATCAAACAACGCGCAACCGGTATGATCACCAAAATGCCGCGACAGGAGATCATAGCAGAAGTGCAGAAAGCGTGA
- a CDS encoding methyltransferase domain-containing protein — MFDIECDTLEGLEPYALEEIRERFGRRCTSIVLRSGRIRMVYTGELQALLRLRSVLAAYLVVTFDVPRPRALLGHQHFTRLLRVLEMVRSLGVPEQYRTMRLSAAGEDSSVLTRLKETLARHIGLIVAPDEGDLLIRLRRATQKTGWEVLVRLSSRPLATREWRVCNWPGALNATLASVMMRLTQPSEVDRVLNLACGSGTLLIERLFLAPAQLAIGCDLDREALRCAQRNLEAAGFTQAVRLEQWDATLLPLETESIDMICADLPFGQLIGSHRDNEALYPRLITEAARVAASGARMCLLTHEVRLIERVFERYAGLWTLTHVVRVRTGGMTPRVYLALRTTTPVS, encoded by the coding sequence ATGTTCGATATCGAATGTGATACGCTCGAAGGGCTGGAACCCTATGCCCTCGAAGAGATTCGAGAGCGTTTCGGGCGCCGCTGTACATCCATTGTGTTGCGTTCGGGCAGAATACGCATGGTGTATACGGGGGAACTCCAGGCGTTGCTCCGCTTGCGTTCGGTTTTGGCGGCGTATCTGGTCGTCACCTTCGATGTGCCGCGCCCGCGTGCCCTGTTGGGGCATCAACACTTTACTCGCTTGCTGAGAGTGCTGGAGATGGTGCGTTCTTTGGGAGTGCCCGAACAGTATCGCACCATGCGCCTGAGTGCAGCCGGCGAGGACTCGTCGGTTCTAACCCGGCTTAAGGAGACCCTTGCCCGCCATATCGGTCTGATCGTGGCGCCGGATGAAGGCGATCTCCTGATTCGTTTGCGTCGTGCGACGCAGAAGACTGGCTGGGAAGTGCTTGTGCGCCTGTCGTCGCGCCCTCTGGCAACCCGTGAGTGGCGGGTGTGCAACTGGCCCGGAGCGCTGAATGCCACGCTTGCTTCAGTGATGATGCGATTGACACAGCCCTCCGAAGTCGACCGTGTTCTCAATCTTGCCTGTGGCTCTGGGACGCTTTTGATTGAGCGCCTGTTCCTTGCTCCGGCACAACTGGCGATCGGTTGCGATCTAGATCGGGAAGCGCTGCGCTGCGCGCAGCGTAATCTGGAAGCGGCAGGGTTCACTCAAGCGGTGCGACTTGAGCAGTGGGATGCTACATTGCTGCCTCTTGAGACTGAGTCCATCGATATGATATGTGCCGATCTGCCGTTTGGCCAGTTGATCGGTTCGCATCGTGATAATGAAGCGCTCTATCCCCGCCTGATCACTGAGGCTGCACGAGTGGCGGCATCTGGCGCCAGGATGTGTCTGCTGACCCACGAGGTACGCCTGATCGAGCGCGTGTTCGAGCGATATGCTGGTCTCTGGACACTCACGCATGTCGTGCGGGTGCGCACCGGCGGGATGACACCGCGCGTCTATCTGGCGCTGCGGACCACAACGCCGGTGTCGTAG